In a genomic window of Scyliorhinus torazame isolate Kashiwa2021f chromosome 5, sScyTor2.1, whole genome shotgun sequence:
- the LOC140421891 gene encoding uncharacterized protein, whose protein sequence is MKKPWKCGDCGKGYRFPSALEAHRRSHTGERPFTCSQCGEGFTESGNLQRHQRVHTGEKPFTCSQCGKGFTQSGNLQGHQRVHTGEKPFTCSQCGEGFTQSCSLQRHQRVHTGERPFTCSQCGMGFTQSGSLQAHQRVHTGEKPFNCSHCGKGFSRSGNLQTHQRVHTGEKPFTCSQCGEGFTQSGSLQRHQRVHTGERPFTCSVCGKGFSRSDSLQAHQRVHTGERPFNCSQCEKAFTR, encoded by the coding sequence atgaagaaaccatggaaatgtggggactgtgggaagggatacagattcccatctgcGCTGGAagcccatcgacgcagtcacactggggagagaccattcacctgctctcagtgtggggagggattcactgagtcaggcaacctgcagagacaccagcgagttcacactggggagaagccgttcacctgctctcagtgtgggaagggattcactcagtcaggcaacctgcagggacaccagcgagttcacactggggagaagccgttcacctgctctcagtgtggggagggattcactcagtcatgcagcctgcagagacatcagcgagttcacactggggagaggccgttcacctgctctcagtgtgggatgggattcactcagtcaggcagcctgcaggcacaccagcgagttcacactggggagaagccatttaactgttctcactgtgggaagggattcagtcggtcaggcaacctgcagacacaccagcgagttcacactggggagaagccgttcacctgctctcagtgtggggagggattcactcagtcaggcagcctgcagagacatcagcgagttcacactggggagaggccgttcacctgctctgtgtgtgggaagggattcagtcggtcagacagcctgcaggcacaccagcgagttcacactggggagaggccgtttaactgttctcagtgtgagaaggcaTTCACTCGGTAA